From Alteromonas australica, one genomic window encodes:
- a CDS encoding ATP-binding cassette domain-containing protein, with protein sequence MEIDIQGVTHSYGKVTALSDVSLTLNSGFNILLGPNGAGKSSLFALLTGLERIGQGSIYFNGCTIVQNRASIMKRLGVVFQQNTLDIDLTVKQNLSYFASLHGLNPIESISRIHTLLSELDLSDRLDTKVRSLNGGHRRRVELARCLIHQPTALLLDEPTVGLDVASRRLIHSVVHDLALKQGVTVLWATHLFEEVYSKDPLSILLNGQLIEHDICSALLGKHHVENVNQLWDVLIYAN encoded by the coding sequence ATGGAAATAGACATTCAAGGAGTGACTCACTCTTATGGCAAAGTAACAGCCCTTAGTGACGTATCACTTACCCTTAACTCGGGTTTCAATATTTTACTTGGCCCTAACGGCGCGGGTAAAAGTAGCTTATTCGCCCTGCTAACGGGGTTAGAACGGATTGGGCAGGGAAGCATCTATTTTAATGGCTGCACTATCGTGCAAAATCGAGCGTCAATTATGAAACGACTCGGGGTAGTATTTCAGCAAAACACCCTGGACATCGATCTTACTGTGAAGCAGAACTTATCTTACTTTGCCTCGCTTCATGGGTTGAATCCAATAGAATCGATTTCACGCATTCATACTTTATTGTCTGAACTTGATCTTAGTGATCGTCTCGACACCAAAGTGCGCAGTTTAAATGGCGGCCATAGACGTCGAGTTGAGCTTGCAAGGTGCCTTATCCATCAACCCACCGCCTTGTTGCTTGATGAACCCACGGTGGGGTTAGACGTAGCCTCGCGCAGGTTAATACATTCTGTAGTACACGATTTAGCCCTCAAGCAAGGTGTCACGGTTTTGTGGGCCACGCACTTATTTGAAGAAGTGTATTCCAAAGACCCGCTTTCCATCTTACTTAATGGTCAACTCATAGAGCATGACATATGTTCGGCTTTACTTGGAAAACATCACGTCGAGAATGTTAATCAACTTTGGGATGTACTTATTTATGCCAACTAA
- a CDS encoding TonB-dependent receptor, with amino-acid sequence MTKFKCSTLTQAIILSCSAAISHSAVSQEQVDEQQKSNAKLEVIEVTSQKRTQTLQEVPATITALPSDEIEKYGVDDLFEIADLVPGMVFSRAPDDGLALTLRGLGTPARTQSFDQSVALFQDGMFVGKGRMYSAAFFDVERIEVIKGTQSTLLGKNTSLGAISIVSRKPTDEFEASIKGGIEVANGGWNLDGAINLPVSDDFSLRIAGHAADQDGWVENIATGRDVPEDSDRGLRITGLYTPSDTLTITGAYQHSTGERIGNAYQYVDNGNYFTEDVIDIIGEAQLDDTKNAWCDECKYNESYHDTTVDAFTLTIEKEVGELMLTSVTSTANYDILFYDDFDFGSAFDEVTYVTTGDVEYYSTYFKRVETYDQFSQELRLASEGRDDFDFMTGLFYFNSDWDSLEEQFFNTPNFPPGDISGEIFNGSFGNDFKQQTETLSVFAQSDIYLSDDLTLAVGLRYTDESKDVEFDRIQGDLQTLWNTVINPPFESELDFEDSFLNGNASLSYNYDRDTTLYASYGVGSKTGGFAESAEVTSGDPSLDVSEGGARVKSEEAHTYEAGAKLVLLDQSVNLNVAIFYTEIFDFQETSFLVTDSSAGFLTQNVDVESTGFELDSLYQINDDWRISAAVTYADSVHKDDGSDLAQAPKWTGNVGYSYITELGVKDLLLLSSGTLRYRDDMVSQINETYPSDSLTTLDFSIGIEPYDGVWNLRLSIQNITNARSADFSSPPAAPIGAILGAPTGDQGITAETLNQQRMINLQFAYNWF; translated from the coding sequence ATGACGAAATTCAAGTGCAGCACACTCACACAGGCAATAATACTCAGTTGCTCAGCAGCGATATCCCACTCTGCGGTATCTCAAGAGCAAGTAGATGAACAGCAAAAAAGTAATGCTAAGTTGGAGGTTATAGAAGTTACCTCTCAAAAACGCACCCAAACGTTACAAGAAGTGCCTGCCACTATTACCGCTCTGCCCTCAGATGAAATAGAGAAATATGGCGTAGATGATCTCTTTGAAATTGCCGACTTAGTCCCTGGCATGGTGTTTTCTCGCGCACCTGACGACGGCTTAGCCCTAACCCTAAGAGGCTTAGGCACCCCAGCCAGAACGCAAAGCTTTGACCAGTCTGTTGCACTGTTTCAAGACGGCATGTTTGTAGGAAAAGGGCGCATGTATTCCGCCGCTTTTTTTGATGTTGAGCGCATTGAAGTGATAAAAGGAACCCAAAGCACCCTACTGGGAAAAAATACCAGCTTAGGTGCCATCAGTATTGTTAGTCGCAAGCCTACAGATGAATTTGAAGCCAGTATTAAAGGGGGCATTGAGGTCGCCAATGGAGGCTGGAATTTAGACGGTGCTATCAACCTACCCGTTAGTGATGATTTCAGTTTGAGAATAGCGGGACATGCAGCAGATCAAGACGGCTGGGTAGAAAATATTGCTACTGGTCGAGATGTACCGGAAGACAGCGACCGGGGGTTACGTATTACTGGCCTTTATACCCCATCGGATACACTCACTATTACAGGTGCGTACCAACATTCTACCGGTGAACGTATTGGTAACGCCTATCAGTATGTGGATAACGGTAATTATTTTACCGAAGACGTTATCGACATTATTGGTGAGGCGCAATTAGACGATACAAAAAACGCTTGGTGCGACGAGTGCAAATACAATGAAAGCTATCACGACACCACCGTAGACGCTTTCACCCTTACCATAGAAAAAGAAGTGGGTGAGTTAATGCTTACCTCGGTGACTTCTACGGCGAACTACGACATTCTTTTTTATGATGATTTTGATTTCGGCAGTGCGTTTGACGAAGTTACCTATGTGACAACCGGAGACGTTGAATACTACAGCACATACTTCAAACGTGTTGAAACCTATGATCAATTTTCACAAGAATTGAGACTGGCCTCAGAAGGCCGCGACGATTTCGACTTTATGACAGGTCTTTTCTACTTCAACAGTGATTGGGACTCTCTAGAAGAACAGTTCTTTAACACCCCCAATTTCCCCCCTGGAGATATAAGCGGTGAAATATTCAATGGTTCATTCGGCAACGACTTTAAGCAACAAACAGAAACGCTTTCTGTGTTTGCTCAATCGGATATATACCTTTCTGACGATCTTACTCTTGCGGTAGGTTTACGCTATACCGATGAAAGCAAAGATGTAGAGTTTGATCGCATTCAAGGTGACTTACAAACCCTATGGAACACCGTTATTAACCCACCTTTCGAGTCGGAGTTAGACTTTGAAGACAGCTTTTTAAACGGCAATGCTTCGTTAAGCTATAACTACGATCGCGATACTACGCTATATGCATCTTATGGCGTTGGAAGCAAAACCGGCGGCTTTGCTGAATCTGCTGAAGTCACTAGTGGCGACCCCTCATTAGATGTATCTGAAGGAGGGGCACGGGTGAAATCGGAAGAAGCTCATACGTATGAAGCAGGTGCAAAATTGGTGTTACTGGATCAAAGTGTGAACCTAAATGTCGCTATATTTTATACTGAAATTTTCGATTTTCAGGAAACCTCGTTTCTCGTTACCGACTCAAGCGCTGGCTTTTTAACCCAAAATGTGGATGTTGAATCCACAGGTTTTGAACTAGATTCCCTTTATCAAATTAACGATGATTGGCGTATATCTGCCGCCGTAACATACGCAGATAGTGTTCACAAAGACGACGGCTCAGACTTAGCACAAGCGCCAAAATGGACAGGCAACGTAGGCTATTCTTATATTACAGAACTAGGCGTTAAGGATTTGCTATTGCTAAGTTCAGGCACCCTTCGCTATCGTGACGATATGGTAAGCCAAATAAATGAAACCTACCCTTCGGATAGCCTCACTACGCTAGATTTCTCTATTGGCATTGAACCCTACGATGGGGTGTGGAACTTACGACTGTCAATTCAGAATATCACTAACGCCCGTTCAGCGGATTTCAGCAGCCCACCTGCCGCCCCGATTGGCGCCATACTTGGCGCGCCAACCGGCGATCAAGGCATTACCGCAGAAACGCTAAACCAACAACGTATGATTAATTTACAGTTTGCTTATAACTGGTTCTAA
- a CDS encoding type 1 periplasmic-binding domain-containing protein, translating to MKKATRRLMDKTKVWVSISTILLCASAVHTNVHAQTKGQSNAQPHATNIVYINMARPVPAGTPLYLARPNNEGIAGASIGIEDANITGRFLGYSLSLTHLSPLARRTNNNAVAESSIFDSATTAAIAHAAVILIDSPNTQYHLVTNAVVRINPNALVFNVASGNDAFRHMHCEFQVLHTYPSHQMKTDALGQWLRTKRLSNVLTVHGVHESDQAYLNAFLRTAKKFKLNVVETKTWQASFDLRRSAFSEIPLFTRTQKPYETVFAADTQGQFAYSLPFNTHYIVPVIGSAGLKPVGWHYTHEQWGARQLQNRFLAKFSRTMNEVDFAAYAAIIAVSTALQKTKNNGADIQSSLTGTPLFKTLVDEQLSIAAYKGRPLTFRESTHQLRQPIALAHEEGLVIHAPLPGFLHQIDELDTLGDTMKSCKDSS from the coding sequence GTGAAAAAAGCCACCCGCAGGTTAATGGATAAAACAAAAGTATGGGTTTCAATATCAACCATACTACTATGCGCATCAGCCGTGCACACCAACGTTCACGCTCAAACTAAGGGCCAATCTAACGCCCAACCTCACGCTACCAATATTGTCTACATTAACATGGCGCGCCCAGTACCGGCCGGCACTCCCTTGTATTTGGCTCGCCCGAATAACGAAGGGATTGCGGGCGCGAGTATTGGTATTGAAGACGCCAATATAACCGGAAGATTTTTGGGCTATTCGTTGTCACTTACGCACCTCAGTCCATTGGCTAGGCGCACGAATAATAACGCTGTTGCTGAGTCTTCAATCTTTGATTCAGCGACAACTGCCGCAATTGCACATGCGGCTGTGATACTCATCGACAGCCCAAATACTCAGTACCATTTAGTCACCAATGCGGTGGTGCGTATCAACCCCAATGCATTAGTGTTTAACGTCGCTAGTGGCAACGATGCATTTCGCCACATGCACTGTGAGTTTCAAGTGTTACACACCTACCCTAGCCATCAAATGAAGACCGATGCCCTTGGCCAATGGCTTCGTACTAAGCGCTTGAGTAATGTACTTACCGTGCACGGAGTCCATGAGAGTGACCAAGCCTATTTAAATGCATTTTTGCGTACAGCGAAGAAATTTAAACTCAATGTCGTTGAAACTAAAACGTGGCAGGCAAGCTTCGATTTACGCCGCTCAGCATTTTCTGAGATTCCCCTTTTTACCCGCACCCAGAAACCTTACGAAACCGTTTTTGCTGCCGACACGCAAGGGCAGTTTGCCTATAGCTTACCCTTTAATACTCACTATATTGTACCTGTAATAGGCTCTGCAGGATTGAAGCCCGTAGGATGGCATTATACCCATGAGCAATGGGGCGCAAGACAACTACAGAATCGTTTCCTAGCAAAATTTTCTCGTACTATGAATGAAGTCGACTTTGCCGCTTACGCGGCCATTATCGCCGTATCGACCGCCTTGCAAAAAACCAAGAACAATGGCGCTGATATCCAATCATCTCTAACGGGCACTCCGCTATTTAAGACATTAGTTGATGAGCAACTAAGTATTGCCGCATACAAAGGACGACCATTAACTTTTCGCGAAAGCACTCACCAACTGCGTCAACCCATTGCATTAGCACACGAAGAAGGTCTAGTGATCCATGCCCCCCTACCTGGCTTTTTGCACCAAATTGACGAACTAGACACCTTAGGTGACACCATGAAATCTTGTAAGGACTCATCATGA
- a CDS encoding PQQ-dependent catabolism-associated beta-propeller protein, translating to MIARFVATGFWLIGFCAISHTIHALPQAYVTNEKDNTLSVIDMNTFEITDTLDIGERPRGFILSADQSHAYICASDSDRIQIINLNTHEIVGDLPSGEDPETIALHPNGTTIYTANEDDALLTVIDIPSSQVIAQIDVGVEPEGLAVSHDGSMMVVTSETTNMVHWINTNTHENIANSLVDARPRDAHFTHNDKYLWVSSEIGGTVTIFDTLTKQKMRTLSFAVKGVYRDKIQPVGILLMKDSPYAFVALGPANRVAVVNTDTFEIEKYILVGRRVWQLAFNQDQSLLLTTNGVSGDVSVINTETFGVEKTIKVGRYPWGIAVKWK from the coding sequence ATGATTGCTCGCTTTGTAGCCACAGGCTTTTGGTTAATCGGCTTTTGTGCTATCAGCCATACGATACACGCACTACCTCAAGCGTACGTAACCAATGAAAAAGACAATACCTTGTCAGTCATTGATATGAATACGTTTGAGATAACAGATACGCTTGATATAGGCGAACGACCAAGGGGCTTTATATTAAGTGCCGACCAATCTCACGCTTACATTTGCGCTTCAGATTCAGACCGTATTCAAATTATCAACTTAAACACGCATGAAATTGTGGGCGACCTGCCATCAGGTGAAGATCCTGAAACCATTGCTCTTCATCCCAACGGCACCACCATTTACACAGCGAATGAAGATGATGCACTACTTACCGTTATCGATATTCCCTCAAGTCAGGTGATTGCTCAGATAGATGTAGGGGTTGAACCTGAAGGCTTGGCTGTTAGCCACGATGGAAGCATGATGGTAGTCACATCAGAAACCACCAATATGGTGCACTGGATTAATACCAACACCCACGAAAATATTGCTAATAGCTTGGTAGATGCCCGCCCCCGAGACGCCCACTTTACTCACAACGACAAATATCTCTGGGTAAGCTCTGAAATTGGCGGCACTGTCACCATATTCGATACCCTGACTAAACAAAAAATGAGAACACTTTCTTTCGCCGTTAAAGGCGTGTATCGCGACAAAATACAACCCGTGGGTATTTTGCTGATGAAAGACTCCCCTTACGCGTTTGTCGCCCTTGGGCCTGCAAATCGTGTTGCCGTGGTGAATACCGACACGTTTGAAATAGAAAAGTACATTCTTGTAGGCAGACGAGTTTGGCAGTTAGCGTTCAATCAAGACCAATCACTATTACTTACGACCAACGGTGTTAGCGGCGATGTTTCGGTTATCAATACTGAAACATTTGGTGTTGAGAAAACGATTAAGGTGGGTCGTTACCCATGGGGAATTGCCGTTAAATGGAAATAG
- the pedF gene encoding cytochrome c-550 PedF, with protein MMKMKVSLLLITLFMTAGIGKLAAHGNVTPQGADSSEMQKITGGDESEDGWVFQNPYRNLDEETHKKVYEFGESAYSNNCAVCHGLHAQSGGINPDLRLLDPESMEDDEWFVERLRFGSSKGMPALGGIPEGQSEPILDQETLWAIKTYVEARREVAIEEGEIDVE; from the coding sequence ATGATGAAAATGAAAGTATCGCTATTACTTATCACGCTTTTTATGACCGCAGGCATAGGTAAATTAGCTGCACATGGCAACGTGACACCACAAGGTGCAGATAGCTCTGAAATGCAAAAAATTACCGGTGGTGATGAGTCTGAAGACGGTTGGGTTTTCCAAAACCCTTATCGTAACTTAGATGAAGAAACCCATAAAAAAGTTTATGAATTTGGTGAGTCAGCCTACTCAAATAACTGCGCAGTTTGTCATGGTCTTCATGCTCAATCAGGTGGCATCAACCCAGACCTCCGTTTGCTTGATCCAGAAAGTATGGAAGATGACGAATGGTTTGTGGAACGACTTCGCTTCGGGTCATCAAAGGGCATGCCTGCATTAGGTGGTATTCCAGAAGGGCAATCTGAGCCAATATTAGATCAAGAAACACTTTGGGCGATTAAAACCTATGTAGAAGCTCGCCGAGAGGTAGCGATAGAAGAGGGTGAGATAGACGTTGAATAG
- a CDS encoding substrate-binding periplasmic protein — protein MTLFSPLFLLYLFSIEVDALSFDDIIESNKINIAVYDDYPPYSYIEAGVAKGIDVDIAKEIAVKLNVELVITWMTPGETTEDDFRNFLWKGHIIHKVKADLMMRAPYDRTFSQKRDDIGLLANELVHMFAPYQQESWQIIHNTERLPEVETMAMFQYHSIGAEIDSIPHFYLTSAFGGRLRKNTSQYASNELAIDAMKQGEIDAVMGLRTQISYLAQFIDNKKFKLADNAFPLIGKQKWDLGIAVHNDYRTLAYEVGDVITEMVQSGKIAHIFSQYHATYEMPAYYAINP, from the coding sequence ATCACCCTATTTTCCCCGTTGTTTTTACTGTACTTATTCAGCATTGAAGTGGACGCCCTCTCGTTCGATGACATTATTGAAAGTAACAAAATTAACATTGCGGTTTATGATGATTACCCCCCTTATTCCTATATCGAAGCGGGCGTGGCAAAAGGAATAGACGTTGATATAGCGAAAGAAATTGCCGTAAAGTTAAACGTAGAGTTAGTCATCACTTGGATGACCCCAGGAGAAACTACTGAAGACGATTTTCGTAATTTTTTGTGGAAAGGGCACATCATCCACAAAGTAAAAGCGGATTTGATGATGCGAGCACCTTACGATCGTACGTTTTCTCAAAAGCGTGATGATATTGGTCTATTGGCAAACGAGTTGGTACATATGTTCGCGCCTTACCAGCAAGAAAGCTGGCAAATTATTCACAATACGGAACGACTGCCTGAAGTAGAGACCATGGCAATGTTTCAGTACCATTCAATTGGTGCAGAAATCGACAGTATCCCTCATTTTTATCTTACATCTGCCTTTGGCGGTAGGTTACGGAAAAATACCTCTCAGTATGCCAGTAATGAACTTGCTATCGATGCTATGAAACAAGGTGAAATTGACGCCGTTATGGGGCTTCGTACTCAAATTAGTTATTTAGCACAGTTTATCGACAACAAAAAATTTAAGTTAGCTGACAATGCATTCCCCTTAATTGGGAAGCAAAAGTGGGACTTGGGAATAGCCGTTCATAACGACTATAGAACTCTTGCTTACGAGGTGGGCGATGTGATCACCGAGATGGTACAAAGCGGAAAAATCGCGCACATTTTTAGTCAATATCATGCCACTTACGAAATGCCTGCTTACTACGCTATTAACCCGTAG
- a CDS encoding PQQ-dependent methanol/ethanol family dehydrogenase: MNKQLPLKRIALALLVCAGAIAPAQANVTDKDIQNDQATTDDIVSYGMGLRAQRYSPLSAINKDTIEEIRPVWAFSLGGEKQRGQESQPMVKDGVMYVTGSYSRVWAINAMTGEELWQYEARLPDGIMPCCDVINRGVALYDNLVIFGTLDAKLVALDKDTGKTVWKKKVEDYKAGYSITAAPIIIDGMVITGNSGGEFGVVGKVYAFDAKTGKQIWVRPTVEGHMGYMWKEGKKTENGISGGAPGETWPADLWKTGGAATWLGGTYDADTGLLFFGTGNPSPWNSHLRPGDNYFSSSRLAINPKTGKIVWHFQTTPHDGWDFDGVNELISFDYQESGKTVKAAATADRNGFFYVLNREDGDFIRGFPFVDKLTWAKGLDKNGRPIYIEETRPGNPSLSDDGKKGAMVVARPAFLGGKNWMPMAYSPDTGLFYVPSNEWEMDIWNETTSYKKGAAYLGAGFTIKSVNEDYIGVLRAIDPKTGEEVWRYNNFAPLWGGVMTTGGGLVWTGNPEGYLMAFDDKTGEMVYKFQTGSGIVGSPVTWEMEGEQYVSVLSGWGGAVPLWGGEVAKRIKHLNQGGTVWTFKLPKRYEQVAKN, encoded by the coding sequence ATGAATAAACAACTACCATTAAAAAGAATTGCCTTAGCTTTATTGGTTTGTGCTGGTGCTATTGCTCCTGCTCAAGCTAACGTGACCGACAAAGATATACAAAACGACCAAGCCACAACCGATGATATCGTATCTTACGGTATGGGGTTACGCGCGCAGCGCTATAGCCCGCTTTCGGCTATTAACAAAGATACCATTGAAGAAATTCGCCCTGTTTGGGCATTTTCACTTGGCGGCGAAAAGCAACGTGGTCAAGAATCTCAGCCCATGGTAAAAGATGGTGTCATGTACGTGACCGGGTCTTATTCACGAGTATGGGCGATAAATGCCATGACAGGGGAGGAATTGTGGCAGTACGAGGCGCGTTTACCCGACGGTATTATGCCATGCTGCGACGTCATTAATCGCGGGGTCGCTTTGTATGACAATCTGGTGATATTTGGCACCCTAGATGCCAAGTTAGTAGCGCTTGATAAAGACACGGGTAAAACGGTGTGGAAGAAAAAAGTAGAAGATTACAAAGCGGGATACTCCATTACTGCCGCGCCCATCATTATTGACGGAATGGTCATCACTGGAAACTCGGGTGGCGAGTTTGGGGTGGTGGGCAAGGTATATGCGTTTGATGCAAAAACCGGTAAACAAATTTGGGTAAGACCTACTGTTGAAGGCCACATGGGATATATGTGGAAAGAGGGTAAAAAAACCGAAAATGGTATTTCTGGCGGCGCGCCGGGTGAAACATGGCCAGCAGATCTTTGGAAAACAGGCGGCGCAGCAACTTGGCTAGGTGGTACTTATGATGCCGACACAGGCTTGTTGTTCTTTGGTACGGGTAACCCATCACCTTGGAATTCCCACCTTCGCCCTGGAGATAACTATTTTTCGTCGTCTCGTTTAGCTATCAATCCAAAAACTGGCAAAATTGTGTGGCATTTTCAAACTACGCCTCATGATGGTTGGGATTTCGATGGTGTAAACGAACTTATTTCTTTCGATTATCAAGAGTCGGGTAAAACGGTGAAAGCTGCTGCAACAGCGGATAGAAACGGTTTCTTTTATGTATTAAATCGTGAAGACGGTGACTTTATCCGAGGCTTTCCATTCGTGGACAAACTAACGTGGGCAAAAGGCTTAGATAAGAATGGTCGCCCTATTTACATTGAAGAAACCCGTCCAGGCAATCCGTCTTTGTCTGACGATGGCAAAAAAGGGGCTATGGTAGTGGCTCGGCCGGCCTTCTTAGGTGGTAAAAACTGGATGCCGATGGCGTATTCGCCAGACACGGGTTTATTCTACGTTCCTTCAAATGAATGGGAAATGGATATTTGGAACGAAACGACCTCGTATAAGAAGGGCGCAGCTTACTTAGGCGCAGGGTTTACGATTAAATCGGTAAACGAAGATTATATTGGTGTACTTCGCGCCATTGACCCCAAAACGGGTGAAGAAGTGTGGCGTTATAACAACTTTGCGCCACTGTGGGGGGGAGTAATGACTACGGGGGGCGGTTTAGTCTGGACAGGGAACCCTGAGGGTTACTTAATGGCCTTTGACGATAAAACCGGCGAGATGGTTTATAAGTTCCAAACTGGTTCAGGCATTGTAGGATCGCCTGTAACCTGGGAGATGGAAGGTGAACAATACGTGTCGGTATTATCAGGCTGGGGCGGCGCAGTACCTCTTTGGGGTGGTGAAGTGGCTAAGCGCATTAAGCACCTAAATCAAGGTGGGACGGTATGGACATTTAAGTTGCCGAAACGCTACGAACAGGTCGCTAAAAACTAA
- a CDS encoding ABC transporter permease: MYWRCFVGVLNREMLKFWQQRSRLLSALVRPLLWLFVFAAGFRSALGLSMIPPYDTYILYEEYIVPGLAAMIVLFNSMQSSLSMVYDREMGSMKVLLMSPVPRAFLLCSKLVANMLVSAVQVYLFFCFTLLVDVQLPLLGYLYALPIIALLSIFLGALGLLLANSIKQLENFAGIMNFIIFPMFFLSSALYPLWKMREASEWLYQICAFNPFTSGVELLRFGLYEKLALKELIIVALLSLGTFTLAARSFRPTLTKKNS, translated from the coding sequence ATGTACTGGCGCTGTTTTGTAGGTGTATTAAATCGTGAAATGCTGAAATTTTGGCAACAACGTTCGCGGCTATTAAGTGCATTGGTTCGCCCGCTGTTGTGGCTGTTTGTTTTCGCTGCGGGGTTTCGATCTGCGCTAGGGCTTTCTATGATCCCTCCCTACGATACTTACATTTTGTATGAAGAATATATTGTGCCCGGTTTAGCCGCCATGATTGTGCTGTTTAACAGTATGCAAAGTTCATTATCCATGGTTTACGACCGAGAAATGGGCAGTATGAAAGTACTGCTAATGAGTCCTGTTCCCCGCGCTTTTTTATTGTGTAGTAAATTGGTGGCCAACATGTTGGTTTCAGCAGTGCAGGTTTATTTGTTCTTTTGCTTTACCTTGCTCGTTGATGTGCAATTACCCCTTCTAGGTTACCTTTATGCTTTGCCTATTATTGCATTGTTATCAATTTTTCTTGGCGCATTAGGTTTATTACTCGCTAACTCCATTAAACAATTGGAAAACTTTGCTGGGATTATGAACTTCATTATTTTCCCTATGTTTTTCCTTTCAAGCGCGCTCTATCCCCTATGGAAAATGCGAGAAGCGAGTGAATGGCTGTATCAGATTTGTGCATTCAACCCCTTTACTAGTGGTGTAGAGCTGTTGCGATTTGGGTTGTATGAAAAGCTCGCTTTGAAAGAACTTATTATTGTTGCCCTGCTTTCCCTTGGAACCTTTACCTTGGCAGCAAGAAGCTTTAGGCCAACGCTCACAAAGAAAAACTCGTAA